The genomic DNA TGGCATGTGCCAGGGTACGTTTGTAGGCGTGGGTGTAAAGGTCGAGTTTGCTTGCCACGGAAAACTAGGTCCGGGTGGCGTTAAATCGACATTCGGCTGATATGACGTCGCTGATGAATACTGGGATTGAGGTGGAAACCAATTTTGATACGAGTAATGATCCCAAGGATTACCACCGACATTACTTGGGTACGACGCCCACGTATTTTGTTGTGGCTGGGAGTAAAAATGAGCTGGAACTTGAGCTTGAGTTTGGGCTTGAGCTTGTTGCTGAtgccaataattattttgcgGTACTGGCCCCGTTTTTCTAACACTGCTCCAAGGATGCTGTGACTTCCACCCGTCATTTTTCTTCTGACGCTTTGACGACGGAGTACTTCTATTAgtatcattactttttttattattattattactactactactattattcCGTTGTCTCTGTTTAAGAGAAGCGAAGTATGCTTTTTCTTGCTCGTCATCCGAAAACTCTGGATGCTCGTCTTCGCCTACGTCATCAGCGGCTTTTattctacaaataaaaaaaaagttattgttgTGCAAGCTAAAAGATGCATCAGAATGAATGCAtgttattgtcattattattataaatagtatAAAGAAAACATACTTGAGAAGGTCAGTCATGAATACAAGAGTTGTATAAGGGGTATTGGGACAGTAATAAACTGTCATACCAACTTTAATATCACTCTCTTTTATATGCTCAGCATTATTAAATCTAACGCAGTAATGAGGCTCGGTCACTGGTCCAAATACGTCGAACACACGTCCCAAAGCACGCTTACCTTTGTCCACAAATAACATCGTGTCAAAATTAAGAGTCGGCTTGTTTGCTTTTGGGGTCACTACAACCATTTGCTCTACTATCCAACCGacctacaattatttaatatttattttaattaataatactgcCAAGTTTAATTAGACTCTGACTATTAAATAGACTAATGAAATATTACTTGGCCCATAGGATCACACAGTACTTCTGGTACTGTTATCTGTATGTTTTCAATTGGCGGCAAGTCATCATATTCTCCTTTCTCGGGGTTACCGTTCTTCTTcctgtaaaataatttgaataatcaattaatttaattatttctaatgaGAAATTTTAATCACTTGGTGATGACGGTAGAGGCAATCTTTAATAGTTGTCGTCCTAAGATCCAAGTGGGATAACGTGGAAGAAACCCTTTTTAGGGTAATGAGTTATGCTGCAACTCACCACTTATCTGCAGCCTGTAGACCAATACAGGGAATTGGTACCATGGGGGCCCCATTCCAAGCCCCATTTCGGCTagagtctctttattttcTGGGATGGAAGGAATGGGGGACTGAGTGAGGTaggactcgtggtggctgtggttagataTCACACGCAATGgggattttttattatacccCCAGTAAATGTCCACTCGGTTTCGACCGAGAGTGTCGCTTAAAGCTTGGAAGATGGGGAT from Microplitis mediator isolate UGA2020A chromosome 7, iyMicMedi2.1, whole genome shotgun sequence includes the following:
- the LOC130672098 gene encoding H/ACA ribonucleoprotein complex non-core subunit NAF1, encoding MSETKKQLEAVAASENFKSDVQSAGTTNSLSVIAASYDDDCDSDDQNSCQSADSKEQPNPTVVDDQMIVSEPEPVSVIEKITPDVNLATGNEQVTNSDTDPASTGLQVAIFNPELVITEKIVTDYSEPVIVTEKVTIPDPDPPVAKKMTDPEITIIREEITISDSQNKNYRVQDSDNSDSEDDSSSSDSSSSSSSSSSSSSSESDDDHDSDSTKKQNSNKTRKKNGNPEKGEYDDLPPIENIQITVPEVLCDPMGQVGWIVEQMVVVTPKANKPTLNFDTMLFVDKGKRALGRVFDVFGPVTEPHYCVRFNNAEHIKESDIKVGMTVYYCPNTPYTTLVFMTDLLKIKAADDVGEDEHPEFSDDEQEKAYFASLKQRQRNNSSSSNNNNKKSNDTNRSTPSSKRQKKNDGWKSQHPWSSVRKTGPVPQNNYWHQQQAQAQTQAQVPAHFYSQPQQNTWASYPSNVGGNPWDHYSYQNWFPPQSQYSSATSYQPNVDLTPPGPSFPWQANSTFTPTPTNVPWHMPPPPPPPSYLPSPQYPSSPAT